GTCAGCCTGATCGATGCGGCAATGCCGGGAATGCTGCCGGTGCCGAACCGCGAATGCATCCGCCAGGCGGTGCGCACCGGCATGGCGATCGAGGCGCAGATCAACGCGTGGAGCCGGTTCGACCGCAAGAACTACTTCTACGCCGACCTGCCGCAGGGATATCAGATTTCGCAGCTCTATCATCCGCTTGTCGGCGAAGGTTCGCTGACGATCGAGGCGGACGAGAAGGCCGGCATTCCCGAAGACAAGGTTATCGGGATTGAGCGTATCCATGTCGAACAGGACGCGGGCAAGCTGATGCACGATCAGCATCCGACGATGTCCTACGTCGATCTCAACCGCTGCGGCGTGGCGCTGATGGAAATCGTCAGCCGCCCGGACATGCGCAGCCCGGCGGAAGCGGGCGCCTATGTCCGCAAGCTGCGCACGATCCTGCGCTATGTCGGGTCGTGCGACGGGAACATGGAAGAAGGATCGATGCGCGCGGACGTGAACGTCAGCGTGCGCAAACCGGGCGAGGAATTCGGCACCCGCACCGAAACCAAGAACGTCAACTCGGTCCGCTTCGTCATGCAGACGATCGAGCACGAGGCGCGCCGTCAGGTCGATCTGATCGAGGATGGCGGCACGGTGGTGCAGGAAACGCGGCTGTTCGATCCCGGCACCGGCACGACCCGGTCGATGCGCAGCAAGGAAGACGCGCACGATTACCGGTATTTCCCCGATCCCGATCTGCTGCCACTGGAACTGGAGCAGGCCTTCCTCGACGAATGCCGCGCCAGCTTGCCCGAGCTGCCCGATGCCAAGCGCCGCCGCTATGTCGAAACGCTGGGGCTGAGCGAATATAACGCGCGCGAGCTGACGGCCGAGGTGGAAACCTTCGCCCGCTTCGAAACGCTTCTGGCCGCAACCGCGAAGGGTATCGGCAAGAGCGAGAGCGAGGTCGCGACCCAGGTGGCCAACTGGTCGCTTTCGGTCGCGCCGGGGGTTATCAACGCCCTGGGCGACGAAGCGAACCCGGCGCACGCCACGGCCGAAGCGCAGGCGGCGATCCTCGACATGCAGGCCCGCGGCGAGATTTCGGGCGGCCAGGCGAAGGAAATCTTCGAAATCGTCCTCAAGACCGGCCGCGAGCCGGGCGAGATCGCGGAGAGCGAGGGCCTGAAGCAGGTCAGCGATACCGGCGCGATCGAGGCGGCGATCGACAAAATCCTCGCCAACAACACCGACAAGGTGGAGGAATACCGCGGCGGCAAGGACAAGCTCTTCGGCTTCTTCGTCGGCCAGACGATGAAGGCCATGCAGGGCAAGGCCAACCCGGCGGTGGTCAACCAGCTGTTGAAGGCGAAGCTGGGGTAGGGGTGACTGTGCTCCCTTTTAAGGAGGCTATCGCCCCCCAAGATTGAAATTAGACAGAACGCGATACGTTATTTCTTCGTTATTTGCGTCAATAACTTCAATTTTGGCACCCTTGTAAGCAATGATTTTTGATTGAGACAGATCGTATTCTGCTTCGTTTGTAAAAGCCGAACGGGCCATGTTGCCTGAGAATTCGCGATAGCTTGCCCGTATTTTGTCGCTCACACGCCCACTATAAATAAGTGTCTGCTGGAAATCGTTGGGCGAAACAAAAGGGCGTTCGGTAAATTGATAGCTATATTCAGTATCGCAAATTGGCTGGGACAAGCCGTACATATTTGGAACTATGGCACAAGTTTCTTGCTTCGATGTGTCAAATCGGAGACCGCGAGGATAAATAAGCTGCCCGAAAAGCCCTCCTTTTAACGATACCTGCCCAATCTCCGGATCATTGGTTCGCGTCTCGAAAGAAGTAAACACAAAGTCTCCATCTTGCCCAGTCTGAGGGTAAAAGCCTCTACTTAAGATAAAGCCCTTGATGTTATTCTCTTCCGGAAGATAAACACCTCTTGTGGTTGTTGCGGTGCCTTGCGCCAGCATCTGTTCTCCGAGAGTGACAGTCTGCACCTCGTATAGCGCAGGAAAGCTGATTTGTTCGCGCTGTGGGACGTAGTTGTTTTTGACAGTCGCACAACCAATCAGGCCAAAACTCAGTAGCGCGCAAGCGAGTGCTTTTTTCATGATCCCCCCTATGAATCAATGCAGTTCGTTACGATACTTTACAAGAATATGATCGCAATTGAAAAATTGCACAGGTTGATCGTAGAATGGCCGATGTCATTGAATTTAGCGCACAATATTCGTGATAAATTTGCGATATAGGACCGAGTAATTGGCAATTTGTGTGTTGCGCTCAAAAGAAAAAGGGCCGCCGGATCGCTCCGGCGGCCCTTCGCGTGTTGTGGTGATCGCGCGGATCAGCCGGCGCGCTGGCCGGTCATCGGCATGGCGCCGAAAGCGCCGGCGTTGACGGTGCCGGTCAGCTGGTCGCCTTCGACCGTTGCGGTGCCGTCCAGCGTCATCGGCATCGGCACGGTCATGTCCATCTTCCAGGTCAGCGTGTTGCCGTCGATCTTGCCGTCTTTCACGTCCATCGAGCCGAGCGTGCCGGCGTTCTGGCCGGTGAAGGTCGTGCCGTCGTCGCTCGGGACTACGGTGAACGTGCTCTTCTGTTCCCCCATCGGGGTCTTGGTTATGCAGTCGTAAGTGCCGCCAACAGACATTGTCATCTCCTCGGTTGAAGTTCGGCCTAGCAATCGCCTCTGCTTACATCAATGTCAACAAGCTCATTCGCCCGATGTGGTTTCGGAGCGCCGGACTTCGACCGGCAGGCCGATCCCTTCGAGCTGCGGTTCGACCACCGATGCATCGCCCACGATCACGAACACGAGATCGTCGCCCAGCAGCGCCTTGCGCGCTTCGGCATCGAGCTGGGGCGCGGTCAGCGCCGAATACTTCGCGGCCAGCGTTTCGTAGTAGTCGTCGGGCCGGTCGTAGGTAACGATGTTCACCATTCCGCCCAGCACGTCGCCCGAGGTTTCGAACCGCCCGGGCAATTCGCGCACGTTGCCGTTGATCAGGCGCGTCAGCTCTTCCGTGGTTACGCCCTTGTCATCGGTATAGGCGGCCAGGTCCTTGCGCAGTTCGACGATCGAATCCGCCGTGCGGTCGGCCTGGACCGGGGCGTAGATCAGGAAACTGGACCGGTCGAGCGGCTGCTGCACCAGGCTGCGCACGCCGTAGGACCACCCCTTCGTCTCGCGCAGATTCATGTTGATCCGGCTGAGGAAGCTGCCGCCGAACACTTCGTTCGCGGCGTTCAGCACGGTCAGGTCGTCGGTCCCCTTCTGCTCCAGCACGCGCCCGGCCATGATCACCGACTGCGGCGAATTGGGCCGGTCGACCAGGATCACGCGCGATTGCTGCTGCGGGATCGGCGCGTCGAAGTTCTTTTGCGGTGCCGGTTCGGCGGGTGCCTGCCAGTCGCCGAAGCTGGCCTCCAGCATCCGCGTGACTTCGCCCAGCGACGATTCGCCGACCACGAAAACCCGCGCCATGTCGGGGCGCAGCCACGTGCGGTGGAAATCGCGAATCTCGTCGATCGTCACCGATTCGACGACTTCGGCGCTGCCCGTACCGGACGGCGGAATGCCGTAGGGATGGCGTTCGCCGAACAGGATTGGCGCCAGCGCGCGCTGGGCGATGGCGCTGGGATTGTTCAGCTCGTTTTCGATCCGGGTCAGCTGCTGGGCGCGCACACGCTCCAGCTCGTTTGCGTCGAACGCCGGCTGGCGGACGTATTCGGCCATCAGTTCCAGCGATGGCGCAAGATTGGGCGCCAGTGCGTTGAGCCCCACCGATGTCGTGTCGGCATCCGCCGCGGCATAGAGCGAGGCGCCCAGCCGTTCCTTCGCAATCGCAAGCGCGGTCGAATTGAGCCGGGTCGTCCCTTCGTCCATCAACGACAGCATCAGCGACTGGATGCCCAGCCTGTCTTTCGGATCGGCCGAATACCCGGCGTCGAAATCGACCCGCACGCTGACGGTCGGCACTGCATCGCGCCGCGCGAAGAACACTTCCATCCCGTTCGACAGGGTGGCCCGTTCGATATCGGGGAAGTCGAGCGGCTTCAGCTCGCCCACTTCGGGCAATTGCGAACGGTCGGCTTCCGCCGCCTGCGAGGGTGCCTGAACGGCGAACGGGCCGGAATAGAAGGCGGGACCGGCCAGGCCGCTGTCGCCCCCGGCATCGGCGCCGGTGAAGAAGCCGCCGCGATTCTCGCCGCCTTCCTTCCGGTCGCCGGGTTCCACCGTCAGCGCGAAGACCGGCCGCGAAAGCCACTTGGCAGTCACATCGCGGACGCGTTCGGGCGTCATCGCGGCTGCGGATTCGAGCACTTTCTTATATTCCGCCGGATTGCCGGAATAGAGCAGGCCCTGCGCCAGCGTCGGCGCCTTGCCGCCAAAGCCGCCGACCTGCTCCAGCCCGCGGATCTGGCCGGCGGCATAAGTCGTCGTCGCTCGCTGCAATTCATCGGCGCTGGGCCCTTCGGCCACAAAGCGCGCGATTTCGGCATCCAGCGCGGCGGCCAGTTTGTCCTGGTCGACGCCGGGCCTGGCATCGGCATAGACGATAAACTGGCCCGCCTGGGCGAAGATCTGCGCGCTCGCGACGACCCGCACGGCAAGCTGCTGTTCGCGCACCAGCGCATTGTCGAGCCGCGAACTGGCCAGCCCGCCCAGCACGGTCGCGCCCATCGACAGCGGCAGATATTCGGGATTGTCGAGGCCGGGCACCGCCCACATGCGATAGATGCGCGGGCTGGCGACGCGATCGTAGATCGTCTTCGCCTTGGGTTCCGCCAGGGTCGGGACCGGCGCGCTGACGGGTTCGATCGCGGGCCCGGCGGGGATCGCGCCGAACCACTTGGTCACTTTTTCGCGCGCGGTCGCGGTATCGATGTCGCCGGCCAGCACCAGAACGGCGTTGTTGGGGCCGTAGTGATCGCGGAACCAGTTCTTCACGTCGTCCAGCGTCGCACCCGACAGGTCATCCATCGAACCGATGGTCGAATGGTGGTAAGGGTGGCCGGAGGGGTAGAGGTTTTCGAGCTGTTCGTATTCGACCAGGCCGTAAGGCTGGTTGTCGCCCTGCCGCTTCTCGTTCTGGACCACGCCGATCTGGTTATCGAGCTTCTCCTGCGTCACCGCGCCCAGGAGATAGCCCATGCGGTCGCTTTCCAGCATCAGCGCGCGGTCGAGTGCGCCGGTGGGCACGGTTTCGAAATAGTTCGTGCGGTCGAACCAGGTCGTGCCGTTGAAATCGGTCGCGCCCACTTGCTGCAGCGGTTCGAAGAAGTCGCCCGGCGCATTCTCGCTGCCGTTGAACATCAGGTGTTCGAACAGGTGGGCGAAGCCGGTCTTGCCCTCGGGTTCGTGCTTCGACCCGACGCCGTACCAGACCGACACGCCAACCACCGGCGCCTTGCGATCTTCGTGCACCAGCACGGTCAGCCCGTTGGCGAGCTGGAACTGGTCGTAGGGGATCGAAACGCTTTCGATCAGGTCGGCTACCGGGGCCGGTTCGCCGGTTACAGCGGCTGCGGCCGCTGCCGGATCGGTCGCGGGATCGGCGGTGCTGCGCGCTTGCGCCGCGGTGCCCACTGCAAAGGCGAGCGCGGCAAGACTGACGGTGGCGAGTTTGAGTTTCATGATGTCCCCCGGAATTGATTCGCAATTATCGCCGCGATCCTAAGGGCAAGCCTGCAATTCGACACGCTTTTTTCGGCAAACTGCATGGTTCGGGGGACCGGGGGCATCACTGGGATGAAACCGGCGGATCGGCGCGGGCAGGGGGCAAATACCCTCGGGATAACTCGCCGCCGGCCCTTCCTGCGCGCGGATTCGGCCCGCTACCCCGCCTGCTGTGAAAGCGAAGATCACCATAGGGCACGATGCCAGCGGGACGCCCGTCGAATTCGACGTGGAGGAACTGCTGGCCACGCGCCTGCTCGTCCAGGGCAATTCGGGCAGCGGCAAATCGCACCTGCTGCGCCGCGTTCTGGAAGAAAGCGCCCAGATGGTGCAGCAGGTGGTGATCGACCCGGAGGGGGACTTCGTCTCGCTGGCCGAACCGTTCGGCCATGTCGTGATCGACGGTGCGGCCTATTCCCCGGCGGAGATCGAGGCGCTCGCCCGCCGCATTCGCGCGCACCGGGCTTCGGTCGTCCTCGCGCTGGAGGGGCTGGAGGTCGAACAGCAGATCCGCTGCGCCGCGCAGTTCCTGACCGCGCTGTTCGATGCCCCGCGCGAACACTGGTACCCGGCGCTGGTGGTGGTGGACGAAGCGCAGATGTTCGCCCCCTCGGTCGCGGGTGAAATGGCCGAAGATACCCGGCGCATGACGCTGGGCGCGATGACCAATCTGATGTGTCGCGGGCGCAAGCGCGGCCTGGCCGGGATTGTCGCGACCCAGCGGCTGGCCAAACTGGCCAAGAATGTCGCGGCCGAAGCGTCCAATTTCCTCATGGGGCGCACGTTCCTCGATATCGACATGGTCCGCGCGGCGGACCTGTTGGGGATGGAGCGGCGCCAGGCGGAACGGATTCGCGAACTGGAACGCGGCCATTTCCTCGCCCTCGGCCCCGCAATCAGCCGCCGCCCGCTGGCGGTGAAGATCGGCCCGGTCAAATCGGGCAGCGCCGCGCGCAAGGACGGGCTGATGCCATTGCCCGATGCCGCACCGGAAGAGATGGAGACGCTCCTCCTCGGCGATCTCGCGAACGAGGCGGCAAGGCCTGTTCCGCCGCCCCCGCCCCCGCCACCGGCCCCCGCGCCGGAGCAACTGGTGGAGGCGATCGAAACGGCCGATGGGCGCGATCCGGGTCAGACCGATCCTGTCTCCGCCAAAAGCGGGGCCGATCGCCCGAAAGGCGGCGGTCAGGAGGAGGTGGAGGCCGTGATCGCGGCGATGGCGCGCGAAGACGGGGCGACGTTCCAGTCGGCTTCCGCCCTCTATCAGGGGTTCTTGCTGCGCTGTCGCAAGCAGCGACTGGTCGGCCCGCTGCCCGATATGACGGCGTTCCGCCGCAGTTTTGCCATTGCCAGCGCCGGGCTCGACCGGCTGGCCGCGGATGTGCAGCCCCGCATCCTTGCCTTGGCGGATAGCGTGCCGGACGACGTGCTTGCCCCATATCTGGCAATCGCCGCAGCGGCGGCGGAAGGGCTGGCCGCGCCCGACGATGACGAGCTGGCCCGCGTTTACGGCTCCAGCTCTCCGGGGCGCATCCGCCGGCTGCTCGAACATATGGAACGGCTGGGCCTCGTCGTCGTGCGGCAGGATTTCGGCGGCGGCCGCACGCTGCTGGTCCCCGGCATCGAAAGCGTCGTCAGCGACTGAGCGGCACCCGCGCGACCGGGCGAGCCGAACCGGGTAGGGCGCGCCAATCTTGCAAAAAGTTGCCGTTTCCTCTCGCCTCGCCGGGCGATGGTCCTATATCTGGGTAACACACCTCGCCCCGTTCGCTCGGGATGGGCTTGTGTTGCAAACTGGCAACACCATATCGAGCCGGTACTCAGGATAAGGGATCACCGATGAATCTCGAAAAATTCACCGATCGCGCCAAGGGTTTTCTCCAGTCGGCGCAGACCATTGCAATCCGCATGAACCATCAGCGGATCAGCCCCGAACACCTGCTCAAGGCCCTGCTGGAGGATAACCAGGGCATGGCTTGGCAGTTGATCGAACGGGCCGGCGGCAATCCGCGGCTGGCGGTGGACGAGGTTGACGCCGCACTGGGCAAAGTGCCCGCCGTATCCGGGTCGGGCGCGCAGCAGACGCCGGGGCTGGACAATAACGCGGTTCGCCTGCTCGACCAGGCGGAAAAGCTGGCGGAAAAGGCCGGCGACAGCTTCGTGCCGGTGCAGCGAATCCTCCAAGCGCTGGCGCTTTCTGCCGACAGTGCGGCGGGCCGCGCGCTCAAGGCAGCCAATGTCGATGCCAAGGGGCTGGAGGCCGCGATCCAGGACGTGACCGGCGGGCGTACCGCCGACAGTTCGGGCGCGGAAGAAAGCTACGACGCGATGAAGAAATATGCCCGCGACCTGACCCAGGCCGCGCGTGACGGCAAGCTCGACCCCGTGATCGGGCGCGACGAGGAAATCCGCCGCACGGTGCAGATCCTCGCCCGGCGGACCAAGAACAATCCCGCGCTGATCGGCGAACCCGGCACCGGCAAGACCGCGATCGCCGAAGGGCTGGCGCTGCGCATCGCGAACGGCGACGTGCCGGATAGCCTGAAAGGGCGCACGCTGATGTCGCTCGACATGGGCGCGCTGATCGCCGGGGCGAAGTATCGCGGCGAGTTCGAGGAACGGCTGAAGGCCGTGCTCGACGAAGTGAAGGGCGCAGACGGGCAGATCATCCTGTTCATTGACGAGATGCACACGCTGATCGGCGCCGGCGCGTCGGAAGGGTCGATGGATGCTTCCAACCTGCTCAAGCCCGCGCTCAGCCGGGGCGAGCTGCACTGCATCGGCGCCACCACGCTCGACGAGTATCAGAAATATGTCGAGAAGGACCCGGCCCTGCAGCGGCGGTTCCAGTCGGTCTATATCGACGAACCGACGGTGGAGGACACGATCTCCATCCTGCGCGGGATCAAGGACAAGTACGAGCTGCATCACGGCGTGCGCATCACCGACGGCGCGATCGTCGCCGCCGCGCAGCTTTCCAACCGCTATATTCAGAACCGTTTCCTGCCCGACAAGGCGATCGACCTGATGGACGAGGCCGCGAGCCGCATCCGCATGGAAGTGGAAAGCAAGCCGGAAGAGATCGAGGTGCTCGACCGCCGGATCATCCAGCTCAAGATCGAGGAGCAGGCGCTGGGCAAGGAAAGCGACCAGGCGTCGAAGGATCGCCTGGCCGCGCTGCGCGAGGAACTGGCCAATCTCGAACAGCAGTCGGGCGAACTGACCGCGCGCTGGCAGAACGAGCGGGACAAGATCCACGCCGAAAGCCGGCTGAAGGAAGATCTCGACCAGGCGCGGATCGAACTGGAACAGGCGCAGCGCGCAGGCGACCTCGCGAAGGCGGGCGAGCTATCCTACGGCCGCATTCCCGAGCTGGAGAAGAAGCTGGCGGAAGCGCAGGGTCACACCGAAAATGCGCTCCTGCGCGAAGAAGTGACGGACGAGGATATCGCGTCGATCGTCAGCCGCTGGACCGGGGTGCCGATCGAAAAGATGCTGGAAGGGGAGCGGGAAAAGCTGCTCCAGATGGAATCGATCCTCGGCAAGCGGGTGATCGGGCAGGAACAGGCGGTGCAGGCCGTGTCCAAGGCCGTGCGCCGCGCGCGCGCCGGCTTGCAAGACCCGAACCGGCCGCTCGGCAGCTTCCTGTTCCTCGGCCCCACGGGCGTCGGCAAGACGGAACTGACCAAGGCGCTCGCCGGCTTCCTGTTCGACGACGACGATGCTCTCGTACGCATCGATATGAGCGAATTTATGGAAAAACACGCCGTCGCCCGCCTCATCGGCGCCCCCCCGGGCTATGTCGGGTACGAAGAAGGCGGCGTGCTGACCGAAGCCGTGCGGCGACGCCCCTATCAGGTCGTCCTGTTCGACGAGGTGGAGAAAGCGCACAGCGATGTGTTCAACGTGCTGCTCCAGGTCCTCGACGACGGCCGGCTGACCGATGGGCAGGGCAGGGTGGTCGATTTCTCGAATACGCTGATCATCCTGACCAGCAACCTCGGCAGCCAGTTCCTGACCCAGATCGAGGACGGCGAAGGGGTGGAAAGCGTCGAAAACCAGGTGATGGACGTCGTGCGCGGACATTTCCGGCCCGAGTTCCTCAACCGCCTGGACGAGATTATCCTGTTCCACCGCCTGGCGGCCGAACACATGGCGCCGATCGTCGATATCCAGGTCGCGCGGGTGCAGAAACTGCTGGCCGACCGCAAGATCACGCTCGACCTGACCGACGCCGCCCGCCGCTGGCTGGGCCGCGTGGGATACGATCCCGTCTACGGCGCCCGCCCCCTCAAACGCGCGGTCCAGCGCTATCTGCAGGACCCGCTGGCGGAAAAACTCCTGGCCGGCGAAGTGCCCGACGGCAGCACGGTCAAGGTCGACGAAGGGGATGGGGAGCTGTCGATGGTTGTGGTGTGAGCCACCCCTTGCTTTCATGAGATATGTAGCCGGCAAAATGCTTGCTTCTCACCGTCGCAAAAATGCCACAACCTCCTTGCAATCATGCCGCTTGCGTGGCGTTCCATTTCAATTCAAAGGAAAGTTTGCAATTGAATGAATCATTGTGTGCCGTGGTTCTAGCGGGGCGCACAGAGCATGTTTTCCACAATGCATGAGGGGGCTGTCATGCGCTTACTTGAAATCCGTTCAGCTTTTTCCGCGATCGCGGTTGCACTTTGCGTTGGTGCCAGTGGCACCGCCATTGCTCAGGATGATACTGAAGAACAGGTTGGTGCCACACCGGGGGAGGTCAGCCCTGATAGTGGTGAGGTAACTATTGTTGTGACCGGTTCGCGTGTCCGTCGCGATACGTTCAACGCGGCTTCGCCGATTGATGTCTTCACCAAGGAGGATGCGGTTCTCGGTGGTGTTGAATCCGCAACCGATCTTCTTCAGAGCAACACTGTCACGTCTGGCTCGGGCCAGATCAATGATACTTTTGTCGGTTATGTTTCGGACAATGGTCCGGGCGCAGCCACGATCGGTCTTCGTGGCTTCGGTGCATCGCGCACTTTGACTCTGCTCAATGGACGCCGTGTTGCGCCCGCCGGTGCCGGCCCGCAGCTGATTGCGGCTGACCTGAATGTTCTTCCGTTGGGCGTCGTGCAACGGATCGAGGTCCTGCGTGAGGGCGCTTCGGCAGTTTACGGCTCTGATGCTGTTGCAGGCGTCGTCAACATCGTCACCGAAACGGACTATGATGGTGTGACTCTTGATTTTTACACCAATCAACCGATTGAGCATGGGGGTGGCGGTCGCACCTATCGTGCCTCCGTTACAGCAGGCAAAACTTTCGATCGAGGGCACATCACGGGTTCGTTGGAATATCGTGAGCGTACTGGCATGCGGTTCGATGCGCGCAGCGACTTTACCTGTCCGCAGGATGGCTTTGTCGATGCGACGACGGGCGAACCTGTTGGTCAGCTCATTCCAGGCACGAACGAACTGCGTTGTCACCCCTTCCAGGCCGCTGGCAATGGCACTGCGCAATATTATATGCTCGGTATCGATTATTTTTCTGGCCAGGTTGGCCGCTTCACTTACAACCAAAATGACCCTGCCAATGCGGATCCGAATACAGGGTTCTCAGTGGATGATTACGATCTCCGTCCGACTCATTCAAAAGTCGAAGATCGTGCACATGTCATTCCTCCAATTCAGACGGTCACTGGTTTCATCGATGCGTCTTATGAAGTGACGCCATCAATCGAAGCCTATATGGAAGGCCTTTATACCCGTCGTCGTTCGCACTACGATTACTCGTCGCAAATATCTTGGGATGGTGCGCAAACAGGCGCATACATCTATGGTGGGCCGGATGGGCAGTTTATTCGCGATACCTTTGATGATGGTGTTGTAACCCCATTTTACCCAAATGCGGCCATGACCCAGACGGCTAACGGATATCAGGAACTTCGCTTCTTCATCGTTCCGCCTTTGCGGCGGTCGAAGCAGGCGGTCGATTATGGTCGCATTCACGGCGGTTTCCGCGGCGACTTGGGTATATCCGATTGGCGGTTTGACGCGAATTTAATGTACTCAAGAACGGATGCGACCAGTCGGAATCAGAACATTGATTCTCGCCTTCTGCGCAATTCGATCGATGTGGTTCTGGCCCCCGATGGTACGCCTGCGGAGAACATCACGACTGCGATTCCGGGGCAATTTGGTTATGTCGATGGCGGCAACAACAGTTACACCTGTCGGTCGAATGTCGATGGCGGGGGTAACTTCATCGCAGGCTCCGCTTGCGTACCATTCGACCCGTTCAATCCACAATCACTTGCTGGGAACATTCCGCAGAACGTGATGAACTACATTTATTTTGACAATGTAGGGAAGACCAAGTTCGACCAGTGGACCGGACAACTCGTGGTCGACGGTTCGTTGTTCGAGCTACCGGGTGGTTCGGCTGGATTTGCGCTCGGTTATGAACACCGCCGGGATTACATCAATGATGTTCCGTCGGAAGCATCACAGACCGGTAACGTTTATAATTACTCTTCGTCGGGCATCACGACTGGCAAGGACACGGTTAACGAGGTATTTGGGGAATTGGTCCTCCCGTTGCTGGCGAATCGCCCCATGGTCCACGAACTGACGATTGAAGGTTCGGTTCGCTATACCGACTACAAGACTTATGGTTCGGATTGGACCTACGGTATCCGTGGGCAGTATGCTCCGGTTCCAGAGTTTCGCTTCCGCGGCGGATACCAAACTACCTTCCGTGCACCGAATCTTTATGAGCAGTTCGTTGCGGATCAATCCGGCTTCTTCGGTTACGATCCCTGTGATGAATATGTCGTCGGTCTTGATCCAGCCAGCAATGCCTATCAGAACTGCGATGCCGAAATTGGCGCTGCTAACTTTAACAACGATAGCGACGGCGACGGCGTTCTCGATAACTGGGTTGCCAACAGCACACCTCAAACCTTCACAAAGGGCGGTGCGGGCGTTTTGAACGCGGAAACTGGGACAAGCTATGGCTTCGGCGGTGTACTTGATTTGCCATTGGGGTCATTTTCGAACATCTCGCTTGCGGTTGACTACTGGTACATCAAGGTCGAAGGTCAGGTCGGCCAGCTCGGAACAAGTATTCTTGATCGCTGCTACGATTCCAGCGATTTCCGCTCAGGAAACTTCTTCTGCACTTTGGTCAGTGCACGTGAGGACTCTCAGAATACCTTGGTGTCGTTCGACGATCCGTATCTGAACATCGCTCAGCAGAAGGCTGACGGTATCGACTTTAACCTGCGTTTCGATACGGAACTGGCTGGGGGGCGCTTGGTCGCCCAGGCTCATGCCACACGCAATCTGTCGATGGTCTATCAGTCTTCTGCAGAAGTTGAGCCAGACGATTATCTCGGCTTGCTGGGTTACCACGGTACAACTGGTGGGCCGAAGTGGGTCGGTTCGTTTGACCTGCGGTACACCACCTCAGATGAAAAGTGGACGTTCCGTTACGGGGTTGATTACACCGGCAAGATGGACTCGACTGAAGCTCTTCAGTCCGAACCGATCAATTTCCGCGGTACGACGGTTGTCAGCGATCAGGTTGCAGAGGCTTACTGGGAACACGCACTGTCGATCCAGTACAATTGGGAAGGGCTTGCCAAGATGACGCTCGGAGTGAACAATCTGTTCAACGAGAAGCCGCCAGTGATTGGCAGCTATGGAACGGGTGCCAGCAGCCGTCGTCCAACGATAGGTAACTACTTCAACTACGGAACCTATGATTTCCTCGGACGTCAGGTGTTCCTGAATGTGACCCGCAGCTTCTGAGTAATCTTTGAAACCCACGAATTGAGGGGCGGGATTTTCCCGCCCCTTTTTTGACTTGTATATTTTGCCGTATAGTAAACGCATAAGCTGCCCCGAGTCCTGGCGGCTCGCGTGAGTCAGGCCCTCTACTACGATCAAGGATGATCGTGCGGCAACAATACGAACTGACAGGTGGGGGAATAGTCGATCACTGAACCGCAGCCAGCTGCCGAGCAAGCCGCGCATGGCGTTCCTCGCGTTGATAATCGACGATTCTCAACGGCTCCTTTGGCGGTTTGGCACGGCTCACTGTGGGCGGAGATACCTGAGCGCTACGATCCTCCTGCAGCCTGCTACAACCCGTTCGTGCGCTGGCGCGCAAAAGCCGCCCGGGGCGCATGGGAGACCAGCGGCTGCTGGCCTTCGTTTCCGGCGCATTCGAAAGGGGACTCGATGACCGCGGCATCGCCGCGCTACAGTGGGGACAAGCGCTGATCGAAGGGCGGCAAT
The nucleotide sequence above comes from Pelagerythrobacter marensis. Encoded proteins:
- the gatB gene encoding Asp-tRNA(Asn)/Glu-tRNA(Gln) amidotransferase subunit GatB, producing MSTYRIQGATGEWEVVIGLEVHAQVTSNAKLFSGSSTAFGAEPNTQVSLIDAAMPGMLPVPNRECIRQAVRTGMAIEAQINAWSRFDRKNYFYADLPQGYQISQLYHPLVGEGSLTIEADEKAGIPEDKVIGIERIHVEQDAGKLMHDQHPTMSYVDLNRCGVALMEIVSRPDMRSPAEAGAYVRKLRTILRYVGSCDGNMEEGSMRADVNVSVRKPGEEFGTRTETKNVNSVRFVMQTIEHEARRQVDLIEDGGTVVQETRLFDPGTGTTRSMRSKEDAHDYRYFPDPDLLPLELEQAFLDECRASLPELPDAKRRRYVETLGLSEYNARELTAEVETFARFETLLAATAKGIGKSESEVATQVANWSLSVAPGVINALGDEANPAHATAEAQAAILDMQARGEISGGQAKEIFEIVLKTGREPGEIAESEGLKQVSDTGAIEAAIDKILANNTDKVEEYRGGKDKLFGFFVGQTMKAMQGKANPAVVNQLLKAKLG
- a CDS encoding M16 family metallopeptidase; this translates as MKLKLATVSLAALAFAVGTAAQARSTADPATDPAAAAAAVTGEPAPVADLIESVSIPYDQFQLANGLTVLVHEDRKAPVVGVSVWYGVGSKHEPEGKTGFAHLFEHLMFNGSENAPGDFFEPLQQVGATDFNGTTWFDRTNYFETVPTGALDRALMLESDRMGYLLGAVTQEKLDNQIGVVQNEKRQGDNQPYGLVEYEQLENLYPSGHPYHHSTIGSMDDLSGATLDDVKNWFRDHYGPNNAVLVLAGDIDTATAREKVTKWFGAIPAGPAIEPVSAPVPTLAEPKAKTIYDRVASPRIYRMWAVPGLDNPEYLPLSMGATVLGGLASSRLDNALVREQQLAVRVVASAQIFAQAGQFIVYADARPGVDQDKLAAALDAEIARFVAEGPSADELQRATTTYAAGQIRGLEQVGGFGGKAPTLAQGLLYSGNPAEYKKVLESAAAMTPERVRDVTAKWLSRPVFALTVEPGDRKEGGENRGGFFTGADAGGDSGLAGPAFYSGPFAVQAPSQAAEADRSQLPEVGELKPLDFPDIERATLSNGMEVFFARRDAVPTVSVRVDFDAGYSADPKDRLGIQSLMLSLMDEGTTRLNSTALAIAKERLGASLYAAADADTTSVGLNALAPNLAPSLELMAEYVRQPAFDANELERVRAQQLTRIENELNNPSAIAQRALAPILFGERHPYGIPPSGTGSAEVVESVTIDEIRDFHRTWLRPDMARVFVVGESSLGEVTRMLEASFGDWQAPAEPAPQKNFDAPIPQQQSRVILVDRPNSPQSVIMAGRVLEQKGTDDLTVLNAANEVFGGSFLSRINMNLRETKGWSYGVRSLVQQPLDRSSFLIYAPVQADRTADSIVELRKDLAAYTDDKGVTTEELTRLINGNVRELPGRFETSGDVLGGMVNIVTYDRPDDYYETLAAKYSALTAPQLDAEARKALLGDDLVFVIVGDASVVEPQLEGIGLPVEVRRSETTSGE
- a CDS encoding ATP-binding protein, translating into MKAKITIGHDASGTPVEFDVEELLATRLLVQGNSGSGKSHLLRRVLEESAQMVQQVVIDPEGDFVSLAEPFGHVVIDGAAYSPAEIEALARRIRAHRASVVLALEGLEVEQQIRCAAQFLTALFDAPREHWYPALVVVDEAQMFAPSVAGEMAEDTRRMTLGAMTNLMCRGRKRGLAGIVATQRLAKLAKNVAAEASNFLMGRTFLDIDMVRAADLLGMERRQAERIRELERGHFLALGPAISRRPLAVKIGPVKSGSAARKDGLMPLPDAAPEEMETLLLGDLANEAARPVPPPPPPPPAPAPEQLVEAIETADGRDPGQTDPVSAKSGADRPKGGGQEEVEAVIAAMAREDGATFQSASALYQGFLLRCRKQRLVGPLPDMTAFRRSFAIASAGLDRLAADVQPRILALADSVPDDVLAPYLAIAAAAAEGLAAPDDDELARVYGSSSPGRIRRLLEHMERLGLVVVRQDFGGGRTLLVPGIESVVSD